The proteins below come from a single Phycisphaeraceae bacterium genomic window:
- the nrfH gene encoding cytochrome c nitrite reductase small subunit, whose protein sequence is MTHETTVAASSPEPAVPAEGAASPPAARLVRIGVIPLLLVALLGMMSGLGVFTFGYGQGASYLSNDPLSCTNCHVMQGHYDAWLSSSHKNVATCNDCHLSHHPVGKWIVKGDNGFFHSLAFTTGAFHEPIRIKARNKVVAQNACLHCHSDFVHQMLPTQPGGDMLSCVHCHSDVGHRHRD, encoded by the coding sequence ATGACACACGAGACAACAGTCGCAGCCAGCAGTCCGGAGCCTGCTGTGCCCGCAGAGGGCGCAGCGTCGCCACCGGCCGCGCGTCTGGTCCGCATCGGCGTCATTCCGCTGCTGCTGGTAGCGCTGCTGGGGATGATGAGCGGGCTGGGTGTGTTCACGTTCGGCTATGGGCAGGGCGCGTCGTATTTGTCGAACGATCCGCTGAGCTGCACCAACTGCCATGTCATGCAGGGGCATTACGACGCGTGGCTCAGTTCGAGCCACAAGAACGTGGCGACGTGCAACGACTGTCATCTGTCGCATCATCCGGTGGGCAAGTGGATCGTCAAGGGTGACAACGGCTTTTTTCACTCGCTGGCCTTCACGACCGGCGCGTTTCACGAGCCGATCCGGATCAAGGCCCGCAACAAGGTGGTGGCGCAGAACGCGTGTCTGCACTGCCACAGTGATTTCGTGCATCAGATGCTGCCGACCCAGCCCGGCGGCGACATGCTTTCGTGTGTTCACTGTCATTCTGACGTTGGCCATCGCCATCGTGACTGA
- the ccsA gene encoding cytochrome c biogenesis protein CcsA has protein sequence MKSKGAALLRGLGSLKFTVALLALSMALIFAGTLAQVNMGIWQAVEVYFRSTVAWVDLQMFVPEAWGRAAGAVPMPGGLTLGAALLVNLIAAHAVRFRLSRKRIGIIVLHAGLIVLLAGEFVAATAAREGLMSIDVGGSSTFVEDVRTSELVFAGVSGAGQAAAKTREITIPQEMLERAARQNKRIGLHDRPLEIEVERWMPNARLLHAHDAGPAMRGVGRDAVAEELPSVRGVDGMRPDAPAAVVSLFEHGALLGTWLLWTNLIDPQVVEMEDGAIEIALRYARTEKPYTLHLLEFRHDRFVGTEIARNFSSRVRIVDPARGTDREVLISMNNPLRYRGATFYQASYKPDGTGTVLQVVRNPGATLPYIACIMVAGGLTLHLVLSLSTFLRRRGAAERKNAGLAASAVEPAAAHSAGERSAAVFAAVACALGLVIAGHGLLVPEARTEMDIATFASLPVSSGGRVKPMDTAARHALLVAGGRQSIQTGQGRLSAAEFMLGLMAAPETIGDQPVVRVDHPDLLTLLGREASAPARLSMNQIEPKWGAISEQAERAFAIEPRQRDAFERAVIELHERVNTLLGHARMLWPHVIAPLGESPEWESFHTALMDAPLAGAVLGGGESESFDPATLHPSLAYYIAMMTAASQGDAEGFNRAVSGYDALLRRDLPGVMRRADLEVLFNRASLFVGTAAVYVLAFVLACAALMLRGRAGGRVRLAAVSLMWTGLAVHTLAIVLRMVLQERPPVTNLYSSAVFVGWASVLLGLVLERLHALGIAVLGAAAIGFATLLVAHHLGSDGDTMQMMQAVLDSNFWLATHVVTITLGYSATFLAGALAMVYLVLGVFSRYLNPERARALGRMVYGTVCFALLLSFVGTVLGGIWADQSWGRFWGWDPKENGAALVVLINAIILHARWGGLVRLRGIMLLAVGGNIVTAWSWFGTNMLGVGLHSYGFVDSAVFWLIVFVASQMAIIAIGLAPRSWWRSGASV, from the coding sequence ATGAAGAGCAAGGGTGCCGCGCTGCTGCGAGGTCTGGGTTCACTCAAGTTCACGGTCGCGCTGCTGGCCCTGTCGATGGCGCTTATCTTCGCCGGGACGCTGGCGCAGGTGAACATGGGCATCTGGCAGGCGGTCGAGGTGTACTTTCGCAGCACAGTCGCGTGGGTAGACCTGCAGATGTTCGTGCCCGAGGCCTGGGGGAGGGCAGCGGGGGCCGTGCCGATGCCGGGGGGGCTTACGCTTGGCGCGGCGCTACTGGTCAACCTGATCGCGGCCCACGCGGTGCGTTTTCGGCTCTCGCGCAAGCGCATCGGCATCATCGTGCTGCACGCGGGGCTGATCGTGCTGCTGGCCGGGGAGTTTGTTGCGGCGACGGCGGCCCGCGAAGGCCTGATGAGCATCGACGTGGGCGGCAGCAGCACCTTCGTCGAGGACGTGCGCACGAGCGAGCTGGTCTTCGCCGGGGTGAGCGGCGCGGGCCAGGCGGCCGCCAAGACCCGCGAGATCACGATCCCGCAGGAGATGCTCGAGAGGGCGGCGCGCCAGAACAAGCGCATCGGGCTGCATGATCGGCCACTCGAGATCGAGGTCGAGCGCTGGATGCCCAACGCGAGGTTACTGCACGCGCATGATGCCGGGCCCGCGATGCGTGGGGTGGGGCGCGACGCCGTGGCCGAGGAACTGCCGAGCGTGCGCGGCGTTGATGGCATGCGGCCCGACGCGCCCGCGGCGGTGGTGAGCCTGTTTGAGCATGGAGCGCTGCTGGGCACCTGGCTGTTGTGGACCAACCTGATCGACCCGCAGGTCGTCGAGATGGAGGACGGAGCGATTGAGATCGCGCTGCGCTACGCCCGCACCGAAAAGCCGTACACGCTGCACCTGCTCGAGTTCCGCCACGACCGGTTCGTCGGGACGGAGATTGCGCGGAACTTTTCGAGCCGGGTGCGCATTGTCGATCCGGCGCGCGGGACCGACCGCGAGGTGCTCATCTCGATGAACAACCCGCTGCGCTATCGCGGCGCGACGTTCTATCAGGCCTCGTACAAGCCCGACGGCACCGGCACGGTGCTGCAGGTGGTCCGTAACCCCGGGGCGACCCTGCCCTACATCGCGTGCATCATGGTGGCCGGCGGGCTGACGCTGCACCTGGTGTTGTCGCTGAGTACGTTCCTGCGTCGGCGCGGTGCAGCCGAGCGCAAGAACGCCGGGCTCGCGGCGTCCGCTGTCGAACCGGCGGCGGCGCACAGCGCGGGCGAGAGGTCCGCGGCGGTGTTCGCGGCGGTTGCCTGCGCGCTGGGGCTGGTGATCGCGGGCCACGGGCTGCTGGTGCCCGAGGCGCGCACGGAGATGGATATCGCGACGTTCGCGTCGCTGCCGGTCTCGTCGGGCGGCAGAGTCAAACCGATGGACACCGCGGCGCGGCACGCGCTGCTGGTTGCGGGCGGGCGGCAGTCGATTCAGACGGGGCAGGGGCGATTGAGCGCGGCCGAGTTCATGCTCGGGCTGATGGCGGCGCCCGAAACCATCGGCGACCAGCCCGTCGTGCGCGTCGATCACCCCGATCTGCTGACGCTGCTGGGACGCGAGGCCAGCGCGCCAGCGCGGCTGAGCATGAACCAGATCGAGCCGAAGTGGGGCGCGATCAGCGAGCAGGCCGAGCGGGCCTTTGCGATCGAGCCGCGGCAGCGCGATGCGTTCGAGCGCGCGGTGATCGAGCTGCACGAGCGCGTCAACACGCTGCTGGGCCACGCGCGGATGCTCTGGCCGCATGTCATCGCGCCGCTGGGCGAGAGCCCCGAGTGGGAATCGTTCCACACGGCGCTGATGGATGCGCCGCTGGCGGGGGCTGTGCTGGGGGGAGGAGAATCGGAGTCCTTTGATCCGGCGACGCTGCACCCCTCGCTGGCGTACTACATCGCGATGATGACGGCGGCCAGCCAGGGCGACGCCGAGGGCTTCAACCGGGCGGTCAGCGGCTACGACGCGCTGCTGCGGCGCGACCTGCCGGGGGTGATGCGGCGGGCCGATCTCGAGGTGCTCTTCAACCGCGCTTCGCTGTTTGTCGGCACGGCGGCGGTGTATGTGCTCGCGTTCGTGCTGGCGTGCGCTGCGCTGATGCTGCGCGGCCGCGCGGGCGGGCGTGTGCGTCTCGCGGCGGTGAGTCTGATGTGGACGGGGCTGGCGGTGCACACGCTGGCGATTGTGCTGCGCATGGTTCTGCAGGAACGTCCGCCGGTGACGAACCTGTATTCGTCGGCGGTGTTCGTGGGGTGGGCTTCGGTGCTGCTGGGGCTCGTGCTCGAGCGGCTCCACGCACTGGGCATCGCGGTGCTGGGCGCGGCGGCGATCGGGTTTGCGACCCTGCTGGTGGCGCATCACCTGGGCAGCGACGGCGACACGATGCAGATGATGCAGGCGGTGCTCGACAGCAACTTCTGGCTCGCGACGCACGTGGTGACGATCACGCTGGGCTACAGCGCGACGTTTCTGGCCGGGGCGCTGGCGATGGTGTATCTCGTGCTGGGGGTCTTCTCGCGGTACCTGAACCCCGAGCGGGCTCGCGCGCTGGGGCGGATGGTGTATGGCACGGTGTGCTTTGCGCTGCTGCTCAGTTTCGTCGGCACGGTCCTGGGCGGGATCTGGGCCGATCAGTCCTGGGGCAGGTTCTGGGGGTGGGACCCGAAGGAGAACGGCGCGGCGCTGGTGGTGCTGATCAACGCGATCATCCTGCACGCGCGCTGGGGCGGGCTGGTGCGGCTGCGCGGCATCATGCTGCTGGCGGTGGGGGGCAACATCGTCACGGCGTGGAGTTGGTTCGGCACCAACATGCTCGGCGTCGGCTTGCACTCCTACGGCTTTGTCGATTCGGCGGTCTTCTGGCTCATCGTGTTCGTGGCTTCTCAGATGGCGATCATCGCGATCGGCCTTGCCCCCCGAAGTTGGTGGCGCAGCGGGGCCAGTGTGTGA
- a CDS encoding endonuclease/exonuclease/phosphatase family protein, giving the protein MHTPPAPASPRLPGLSQPKPGLSRRDALRTGVGVSIGLLAPAGLLSARPALPRTPDPAKLRFLCMNLWVGGRKGLDTEEASIARTLAVLREADCEVLALQEQSDLAETYAAELGMHCLVQDRSTAILSRHEILETTPHRWGARLDAPGLGPLWVFNVHFPAAPYQPYQLAGIDYHDGRLIATPAEAITEARLARGEPALRCLRELRPALATGAPVILAGDFNEPSHLDWTPEAAAAAVRTHAVDWPTTRLFSDAGLLDAFRTLWPDPLARPGQTWTPRPEAREVHDRIDLVLASPALRPTEAQVLGETGPMSDVALDPWPSDHRAVRVIFDRAGPQHADQPTSPAR; this is encoded by the coding sequence ATGCACACGCCGCCCGCGCCTGCTTCGCCCCGCCTGCCCGGTCTTTCACAGCCAAAGCCCGGCCTGTCGCGGCGCGACGCCCTGCGCACCGGCGTGGGGGTTTCCATCGGGTTGCTGGCCCCCGCCGGCCTGCTTTCGGCCCGCCCCGCGCTCCCGCGCACGCCCGACCCGGCGAAACTGCGCTTTCTCTGCATGAATCTGTGGGTCGGCGGCCGCAAGGGGCTCGACACCGAAGAAGCGTCGATCGCCCGCACGCTGGCGGTCCTGCGCGAGGCCGACTGCGAGGTGCTCGCGCTGCAGGAGCAGAGCGACCTGGCCGAAACATACGCCGCCGAACTGGGCATGCACTGTCTCGTGCAGGACCGTTCGACCGCCATCCTCTCGCGCCACGAGATTCTTGAGACCACGCCCCACCGCTGGGGCGCGCGGCTCGACGCCCCCGGCCTGGGACCGCTGTGGGTCTTTAACGTGCACTTTCCCGCCGCGCCCTATCAGCCCTACCAGTTGGCCGGGATCGACTATCACGACGGGCGGCTGATCGCGACTCCCGCCGAGGCCATCACCGAAGCGAGGCTGGCGCGCGGAGAGCCGGCGCTGCGCTGCCTGCGCGAGCTCCGCCCGGCCCTGGCCACCGGAGCACCGGTCATCCTGGCCGGAGATTTCAACGAACCTTCGCACCTGGACTGGACCCCTGAGGCCGCGGCGGCCGCGGTGCGAACCCATGCGGTCGACTGGCCCACCACGCGGCTGTTTTCCGACGCCGGCCTGCTCGACGCCTTCAGAACGCTCTGGCCCGATCCGCTCGCGCGCCCCGGTCAGACCTGGACGCCCCGGCCCGAGGCACGCGAGGTGCACGACCGCATCGACCTGGTGCTTGCCTCCCCGGCCCTGCGTCCCACCGAGGCCCAGGTGCTGGGCGAAACCGGCCCGATGAGCGATGTCGCGCTCGACCCATGGCCCAGCGATCACCGGGCGGTGCGCGTGATCTTCGACCGGGCCGGCCCCCAGCACGCCGACCAGCCTACTTCGCCTGCGCGCTAG
- a CDS encoding fumarylacetoacetate hydrolase family protein, whose amino-acid sequence MDLIPAEFGLVLETDDELLPLRVILGIGRNYAAHAHEQGAAVPAHPMVFMKNPASAIAHGVAVEIPPICRDPDTGRGQVDFEAELAVIIGRPARDVPEERALDHVVGYCCANDVSARWWQKHGSEGQFCRGKSFDTFCPLGPHVTPAAEVPDPQALRVIMRLNGQVMQDAPTSQMMFPVARLIADLSRGTTLMPGTVILSGTPSGVGMARTPPLWIRDGDVMEVEIPGLGILRNPVRDV is encoded by the coding sequence ATGGACCTGATCCCCGCCGAGTTCGGCCTTGTTCTGGAAACTGACGACGAACTCCTCCCGCTGCGGGTCATCCTCGGCATTGGTCGCAACTACGCAGCCCATGCTCACGAACAGGGTGCCGCGGTGCCCGCTCATCCGATGGTGTTCATGAAAAACCCGGCCTCGGCGATCGCTCACGGCGTCGCGGTCGAGATCCCGCCCATCTGCCGCGACCCGGACACCGGGCGGGGGCAGGTCGATTTCGAGGCTGAGCTGGCCGTCATCATCGGCCGCCCCGCCCGCGACGTGCCGGAAGAGCGCGCCCTCGACCATGTCGTCGGCTACTGCTGTGCCAATGACGTCAGCGCCCGATGGTGGCAGAAGCACGGCTCCGAGGGCCAGTTCTGCCGGGGCAAGAGTTTCGACACCTTCTGCCCGCTCGGGCCCCACGTCACACCGGCCGCCGAGGTGCCCGATCCGCAGGCTCTGCGCGTCATCATGCGCCTCAACGGGCAGGTCATGCAGGACGCCCCCACCAGCCAGATGATGTTCCCGGTCGCGCGGCTCATCGCGGACCTGTCGCGCGGCACCACCCTCATGCCCGGCACGGTGATCCTCAGCGGCACCCCCAGCGGCGTGGGCATGGCCCGCACGCCCCCGCTCTGGATCAGGGACGGCGACGTGATGGAAGTCGAGATCCCCGGCCTCGGAATCCTGCGCAACCCCGTGCGCGACGTGTGA
- a CDS encoding amidohydrolase family protein — MPDKRTTPAQDVPTDPAALARRQANLHGLEYRAEAARLGPPVCPIIDAHVHINGPRSAEILAAAADAFGIERFYSQTPIHRAAEVRAVLGERVRFVAVPDYTSAEPGHALRAGFVDALERWAGEFGARMFKLWAAPRFRDYAERAGLPIREIVPIDSHWRQMVARRGEQLGMMMMVHVADPDTWFATDYADAGRYGRKSDHYAPFERVLRAWPNGCLAAHMAGSPEDLSRLSGLLDRWPNLIIDTSATRWMVRELSRHPRAELLAFFERYRGRVLFGSDIVASEDHLGSGGDGRYGASLAASEADAFDLYASRYWAMRTMFESAHDGPSNIADPDLMKLDPAGAGPLSASRLVGRSVPPELLKVLYRGACAATLDAWYEGN; from the coding sequence ATGCCTGACAAGCGTACCACACCCGCGCAGGACGTGCCGACCGACCCGGCGGCCCTCGCCCGGCGGCAGGCCAATCTTCACGGGCTCGAGTACCGCGCCGAGGCGGCGCGACTGGGCCCGCCGGTGTGCCCGATCATCGACGCCCACGTCCATATCAACGGCCCGCGCTCGGCCGAGATCCTCGCTGCGGCTGCCGACGCTTTCGGGATCGAGCGGTTCTACTCCCAGACGCCGATCCATCGGGCGGCCGAGGTGCGGGCGGTGCTGGGCGAGCGGGTGCGCTTCGTCGCGGTGCCCGATTACACCTCGGCCGAGCCGGGGCACGCGTTGCGCGCGGGGTTTGTCGATGCTCTTGAGCGGTGGGCGGGCGAGTTCGGGGCGCGGATGTTCAAACTCTGGGCCGCGCCGCGCTTTCGCGACTACGCCGAGCGGGCCGGGCTGCCGATCCGCGAGATCGTTCCGATCGACAGCCATTGGCGGCAGATGGTGGCCCGGCGCGGGGAGCAGCTGGGCATGATGATGATGGTGCATGTGGCCGACCCGGATACCTGGTTTGCCACCGATTACGCCGATGCGGGGCGCTACGGGCGCAAGAGCGACCACTATGCGCCGTTCGAGCGCGTCCTGCGGGCCTGGCCCAATGGCTGCCTGGCGGCGCACATGGCCGGGAGCCCCGAGGATCTGTCGCGGTTGAGCGGGCTGCTCGACCGCTGGCCCAACCTCATCATCGACACGAGCGCGACGCGGTGGATGGTGCGCGAACTGAGCCGCCACCCGCGGGCCGAGTTGCTCGCGTTCTTTGAGCGCTATCGCGGGCGCGTGCTGTTCGGCTCAGACATTGTCGCGAGCGAAGATCACCTGGGCTCGGGCGGCGACGGACGGTACGGGGCGAGCCTTGCGGCCAGCGAGGCCGACGCCTTTGACCTGTATGCCAGCCGCTACTGGGCCATGCGGACGATGTTTGAGAGCGCGCACGACGGCCCGTCGAACATTGCCGATCCTGACCTGATGAAACTGGACCCTGCCGGAGCCGGGCCGCTGTCGGCCTCGAGACTGGTCGGGCGCTCTGTGCCGCCGGAGCTCCTGAAGGTGCTGTATCGCGGGGCCTGCGCGGCGACGCTGGACGCCTGGTATGAAGGGAACTGA
- a CDS encoding glycosyltransferase encodes MSTPRPSANEPTPEQGQGAFKFDRQKRDDKKTGRRRIVLACDWLVSRRGGEAVLERLAAYATTHHAPAALLTLFARDMSFGPAIDALPTIRARLGRLPGASGALRRWLLPLYPTMIADLNGWVASLHEDAPVDLLLSSSSGLIKNLRPPPGVNHLCYCHTPARYLWSQTAAYGRGGSRGAARGLGLTLFGERLRTFDRSGTRHVSAFIANSTHTRAEIERCFNREAHIVPPPVRTEFFTPDAAVNREDFWLIVSALEPYKRVDLAIEAAARARQKLIVVGEGSQAGYLRAHARAMSRRHAAGVKGLIEFTGRIDDEPLRNLYRRAGLFLFPQIEDFGITAVEAQACGCPVVARGLGGALDTVIEDTTGALFEDDSAEALIEAARGMKASHSACRRNAERFSEQLFDQRMGLHIESALG; translated from the coding sequence ATGAGCACACCCCGCCCCTCCGCCAACGAACCGACGCCCGAGCAGGGGCAGGGTGCGTTCAAGTTCGATCGCCAGAAACGCGACGACAAAAAAACCGGCCGCCGCCGCATCGTCCTCGCCTGCGACTGGCTCGTGAGCCGCCGGGGCGGCGAAGCGGTGCTCGAACGGCTCGCTGCGTACGCCACCACCCATCACGCCCCCGCCGCCCTGCTCACCCTCTTCGCCCGCGACATGAGCTTCGGCCCCGCCATCGACGCGCTGCCCACGATCCGCGCCCGGCTCGGCCGCCTTCCCGGCGCCTCGGGCGCCCTGCGCCGCTGGCTACTCCCGCTGTACCCGACCATGATCGCCGACCTCAACGGCTGGGTCGCCAGCCTGCACGAAGACGCCCCCGTCGATCTGCTGTTGAGCAGTTCCTCGGGCCTCATCAAGAACCTGCGCCCGCCCCCGGGCGTCAACCACCTCTGCTATTGCCACACCCCGGCGCGCTACCTGTGGAGCCAGACCGCGGCCTATGGCCGAGGCGGGTCCAGGGGCGCCGCGCGCGGCCTCGGACTGACGCTCTTTGGCGAGCGCCTGCGGACCTTCGACCGCTCGGGCACGCGCCACGTCAGCGCATTCATCGCCAACAGCACGCACACGCGCGCCGAGATCGAACGCTGCTTCAACCGCGAAGCCCACATCGTGCCCCCGCCGGTGCGGACGGAGTTCTTCACGCCCGATGCGGCCGTCAACCGCGAAGATTTCTGGCTCATCGTCAGCGCGCTCGAACCCTACAAGCGCGTGGATCTGGCCATCGAGGCCGCGGCCCGCGCCCGCCAGAAACTGATCGTCGTCGGCGAGGGCTCGCAAGCCGGCTACCTGCGCGCCCACGCCCGCGCGATGAGCCGCAGGCACGCCGCCGGGGTCAAGGGACTTATCGAGTTCACCGGACGCATCGACGACGAGCCGCTGCGCAACCTCTACCGCCGGGCCGGTCTGTTCCTGTTCCCGCAGATCGAAGATTTCGGCATCACGGCGGTCGAAGCCCAGGCCTGCGGCTGCCCCGTCGTCGCGCGCGGGCTGGGCGGAGCCCTCGACACCGTCATCGAGGACACAACGGGAGCGCTCTTTGAAGATGATTCGGCCGAAGCACTGATCGAGGCGGCCCGCGGCATGAAGGCGAGCCACTCTGCCTGCCGCCGCAACGCCGAGCGGTTCAGCGAGCAACTCTTCGACCAGCGCATGGGCCTGCACATCGAGAGCGCGCTGGGCTAG
- a CDS encoding choice-of-anchor B family protein yields the protein MKTRFVSRAIVGCAAAALAASTLAHDDDIRKLMSLEPPVYGPVWRLGDPLPRGENFAATGITLLSWIPLNNFAGNQSSGNDCWGYVSPSGREYAIMGLRAGFGFVEITDPTNPVILTTIPGPTSLWHDVKVIGHIAYGVSEGGSGIQVMDMSNIDNGQVTLLRNQMTGGHTTTHNIVSNPDAGTLYLTGANIGNGGLVNLNLSDPTRPTIGNGWTNMYVHDACVVSYHEGPYAGREIAFCASGQNGGWNNTGLRIVDVTNKNNIFTVSTLLYSSPAYSHQIWVTPDKKYAYLNDELDEDNGLVPTTTTRIFDISNINSPFEVGTFTSNSPAIDHNLYVRDQFIFEANYTSGLRVFDASDPTSPVQIAFFDTYPGNDGRTFNGAWSSYPYFPSGTVIVSDINRGLFVLRVDAIDGERLQLAYVGDHPQTLNPNGGTQILATVTEVGATLIPSSVRLVIRNEQGVETTITGQPTGQPDEYRFITTALTCGQRYEYWVMAESTTTTFYFAPLTAPTRGYFALAVGDQTTPFHDTFETDLGWTTSGTATDGHWQRGVPVGGGNRGDPAADYDGSGQCYLTANRAGDSDIDNGWVRLTSPTMNASGGIAYINYARWFHNTFGANPQSDIMEVEVSNNGGSTWTMLEVVGPAGPEVSGGWIYKSLRINDTFPEPSDQFRIRFTAYDTGAGSVVEAAIDAVSLDVYTCQDPIPCEPDRNGDGSLDFFDIQHFLDAFSNHQPSADMNGDGQYNFFDVQIYLSIFSFGCP from the coding sequence TTGAAAACGCGTTTTGTGTCCCGCGCCATCGTCGGCTGCGCCGCCGCCGCTCTTGCAGCCTCCACGCTCGCCCACGACGACGATATCCGCAAACTGATGTCGCTCGAACCGCCGGTGTACGGCCCCGTCTGGAGACTGGGCGACCCCCTGCCGCGCGGTGAGAACTTCGCCGCCACCGGCATCACGCTCCTGTCGTGGATCCCGCTCAACAACTTCGCGGGCAATCAGTCCTCGGGCAACGACTGCTGGGGCTACGTCTCGCCGTCGGGACGCGAGTACGCCATCATGGGCCTTCGCGCCGGCTTCGGCTTTGTCGAGATCACCGACCCGACCAACCCCGTCATCCTCACGACCATCCCCGGCCCCACAAGCCTCTGGCACGATGTCAAGGTCATCGGCCACATCGCCTATGGCGTCAGCGAGGGCGGCTCGGGCATCCAGGTCATGGACATGTCCAACATCGACAACGGACAGGTCACGCTCCTGCGCAATCAGATGACCGGCGGCCACACCACAACGCACAACATCGTCTCAAACCCCGACGCCGGCACGCTCTATCTCACGGGCGCCAACATCGGCAACGGCGGACTTGTCAACCTCAACCTCTCCGACCCCACCCGCCCCACCATCGGCAACGGCTGGACCAACATGTACGTCCACGATGCGTGCGTCGTGTCGTACCACGAGGGCCCCTACGCCGGACGTGAGATCGCCTTCTGCGCCAGCGGCCAGAACGGGGGCTGGAACAACACCGGCCTGCGCATCGTCGATGTCACCAACAAGAACAACATCTTCACCGTCTCCACGCTCCTCTACTCTTCCCCCGCCTACAGCCACCAGATCTGGGTCACGCCCGACAAAAAGTACGCCTATCTCAACGACGAACTCGACGAAGACAACGGCCTCGTCCCGACCACCACCACCCGCATCTTCGACATCTCCAACATCAACAGCCCGTTCGAGGTCGGCACCTTCACAAGCAACTCGCCCGCCATCGATCACAACCTCTACGTGCGCGATCAGTTCATCTTCGAAGCCAACTACACCAGCGGCCTGCGCGTCTTTGACGCCTCCGACCCCACAAGCCCCGTCCAGATCGCCTTCTTTGACACCTACCCCGGCAACGACGGCCGAACCTTCAACGGCGCGTGGAGTTCCTATCCATACTTCCCCTCCGGCACCGTCATCGTCAGCGACATCAACCGAGGACTCTTCGTCCTCCGCGTTGACGCCATCGACGGCGAGCGCCTGCAGCTGGCCTACGTCGGCGACCACCCACAAACACTCAACCCCAACGGCGGTACTCAAATCCTCGCCACCGTCACCGAAGTCGGCGCGACACTCATCCCGTCTTCGGTGCGACTCGTCATCCGCAATGAGCAGGGCGTCGAGACAACGATCACCGGCCAGCCCACCGGCCAGCCCGACGAGTACCGCTTCATCACCACCGCCCTCACCTGCGGCCAGCGCTACGAGTACTGGGTCATGGCCGAATCCACCACCACCACCTTCTACTTCGCCCCGCTCACCGCGCCCACGCGCGGCTACTTCGCCCTGGCCGTCGGCGACCAGACCACACCCTTCCACGACACCTTCGAAACCGACCTCGGCTGGACCACCAGCGGCACGGCGACCGACGGCCACTGGCAACGCGGCGTCCCGGTCGGAGGCGGCAATCGCGGCGACCCCGCGGCCGACTACGACGGCTCAGGTCAGTGCTACCTCACCGCCAACCGCGCCGGCGACTCGGACATCGACAACGGTTGGGTCCGCCTCACCTCACCCACGATGAACGCATCCGGCGGCATCGCCTACATCAACTACGCCCGCTGGTTCCACAACACCTTCGGCGCCAACCCCCAGTCCGACATCATGGAGGTCGAAGTCTCCAACAACGGCGGCTCGACCTGGACCATGCTCGAAGTCGTCGGACCAGCCGGGCCGGAAGTCTCCGGCGGCTGGATCTACAAGTCCTTGCGCATCAATGACACCTTCCCCGAGCCCTCCGATCAGTTCCGCATCCGCTTTACCGCCTACGACACCGGCGCTGGCTCCGTCGTCGAAGCCGCGATCGACGCCGTCTCGCTCGATGTCTACACCTGCCAGGATCCCATCCCCTGCGAGCCCGATCGCAACGGCGACGGCTCGCTCGACTTCTTCGACATCCAGCACTTCCTCGATGCATTCTCAAATCATCAGCCCTCTGCCGACATGAATGGCGACGGCCAGTACAACTTCTTCGACGTGCAGATCTACCTCTCGATCTTCAGCTTCGGCTGTCCTTAA